A segment of the Salvelinus sp. IW2-2015 linkage group LG23, ASM291031v2, whole genome shotgun sequence genome:
gactcacatttttctggtctcggtctcGCCCCACCTCCGTTCTTCGCCTTGAAAtcggtctcgaacacaacactgctcTTAACATTAAAACATTGGAAGACGGTACCAAATAGagtcccacagtggaggtgtcataatacccattaaacccagtggtcaaacagggaaatggttccaatcgtttttacaccattcattttcccatagggaattttagaaacacttcaaataagggctgtgtttcgtataggcttaccctggcatgatgttttgataaccgattggaaccatttccgagTTTTACCGCTAGGTttcatgggtattatgactcatactgtggtactaaATGACGTTGCCAAATACCCTATGAAAGTCCCGCCGACTTTATGTTGCAGATTCGGTACTGTTTTTGAACGGGCTTCAGATTTCTAtaatcaaattcatgaaaacgtgGTCATTTACGATATTTGTAAAATTATATTCGTGGATTAATTCGTTGACTTGATGCCTTTAATGAAGGTTTTCGATTGCGTTTTCAAAATCGAAAACCTTCGTGAAAGCTATTGGGTGTAAATTAATCCACGAATATGAATATCATGTTACATATATCTTAAATGACCAtattttcatgaatttgattaTATAAGCATGACGCCCATGCAAAAACAGTTTTACACCAGGAAGTAGGCGGAACGTTCATAGGGTATAATCACCCGGATTTTTCATAGGCTTATTCTCTTTTCagacagtatatagtatatagtagtTAGAAGGTTATGAGCCTATTACTATATTTTCCTTATGTCTGAGTACATCTATTAGCTttatttcaattatttgaattgcaATTCTTGAAAAATATGTGAGGAGCATTTATTACGTATTTATAGACTATATGAATAGGATAACAAAATATTAacataatcaaatgtatttgaaaatgcaTTTAGAAACCACTACAATATATAGTTTGAAGTGTTCCCAATTGTTTTCAGAGATCTGATTTCCAGCTGTTGTTACagtgttagagagagagcgagaaagagagtgagagaaaaagagagagagggagatcatttGGAGACGTCCGTGCTTTGCTCACTTGGGTTTTGGGGAGTGAACCAAACAGCCATGGTAATAAAAGTCTTTATAGCATCCTCCTCTGGATCGACAGCGGTAAGAAATCTTGAGTATTGAGTAAGCCTTATAGCATATTGACCGTTTATGTACATTTTCTTGGCAAATTCAAAGTATTTGCATTAGGTGTTTCGGGCTCATACAAATGAGCTATTGTGTTGTAGCTACGCAGACTCTATCATATTAAATGTATTAAGCTCTATGGAAATGATCTTGCTTTTGAAAGTTCTACAAGTTGTGCATGGGATGTCCCGAGCAATAGAGTAGAAGCTGGGACTGACAGCTGCACAAATACATTCGATTCTATAGGCTTCTCATGCATGACAATGCATAGGCTATTGTAATTAACCTAAAACAATGATTTGATAAAGAGGGCCTTCAATTTGGGAGATATTGATTTGTCATATGACTATTATTCCATTAATTTGTATATATTGTTAATTTAGTGTTAACACAAAACTATGATTGTATTGTATCTAAAATGCATTTACAGCACAGTATAAAATCAAAAGAGGATACATAATCACATATTCATTGTCTGTAAGAATATCAGTCTCTTACCCCCTCTGTGTAGgaatgtttttatgagtgagcATGCAGACAAGAATGTTTAGGTAAAGCACTTGGTTAAACAGATCAGATGTTTTCATGCAACTGTTTTCGTACAAATTGCCTTGTGGTGAGGGTGAGGGGTCAAACTTAACTAGACTCTACCATCAGATGTTGACTCCCCCACCACAACCTTCCTCcattttcctgtttcctgtgtgcCACCACTCCTTCCCTACATACTGCAAAACAACACGCCTAGACTAAAGGACCTTTGCCAGAACAGCTGGACAGGATCAGTCTTTGGACATCTGAACTTCATACCTCACCCAATTACATCACTCTCTAAAGAATCAGTCAAAGAGCATCAGATGTTGACTACAGAATGACTGCCTCAGATAACCTCTGAATTATCTGGTCTGAAATGACGGATATTATTGCTTACTGTAAATTTGCAAGTCAAAATGTTGTCTATAAAGGATTTTCTAGACAGGCTTCTATGTGCAGTGCAAAGTTTAGACAGAACAGAAGTGGTTGCATTGGAACACTGGGCTCTCCTCCTACTGCCATATTTGGTCTGTGCCTGTCTTCTGAGCTGATCCTGGTTGCACAGAGGCCTTATTGGGTCCGTCTCAGTCCCCAGGCTCTCCTGTAGAATGCAGCCCAGCTGCAGAGGCTCTGCAAAGTGAATAGAGGCTTATCTCCCCATACTCCACACTTTATTACACATCAAAACAGTATTATTATTGTGTCTTTATtactagggatgcaccgatatgacatttttggccgatgtCCGATATTTTGCTtgccaaaaaaaacaataacgaTAACCAATATTTACAATTTTAGCKGTCTTTTAAGSattctagtacagttaaatagttacacacacatggacgcagcggtctaaggcactgcatctcagtgcgagaggcatcactacagtccctggttcgaatccaggctgtatcacatccggccgagattgggagtcccatggggcggcgcacaattggcccagcgtcgtccgggtttggctggggtaggccgtcattgtaaataacaatttgttcttaactgacttgcctagttaaaataaaggctacacacacatcacactgaccaaaaagttattttgttggcatttacgtatgtccccattaccagtaaaacctaatcaaaacctatttctttcactKacttgctgtgctgtttcgttgttcatttgtagagtcgtttcattctcaaacaggatttcatcatacatgtcaagaaGTGAAGTtttagctctgtctgtccgtgacctctcttcctcggtgcgcactgtcactgtgtccgtttccatcttgtccagctgtgtatgtaacatttcacgtaaaccctgtttcttgtctgcaacaaagtagcggtccttgtacctagcatcgagcatggtggcggcacagtaaagaggctcagagagaatgccaccgaatcttGTTCACAGCCTTGAGTACTTTTGCAAATGTTAACTCCAcggtctgtgtcggcagttttgttgagcaggcgtttcaatgccatgacagagggtatcacgtctgctgcagacgcagttgattagcttattactcgagtcagttgttcgaatggcgcTAGGAGWGTGTTCWWgtttccaagtttcaaacatgttctcaaatgccattgaaatgacagcgccggtatgagaaccagcacattcttgagcatgcaatacggctttcctcagtacgaaatccttattgacccactgtgctgtcagactcaggatgctcatggggctgacatcgctggtccaaatgtcagtcgtgaagctaatagcagtgacgcccatagcaagtagctcatagaTGTGCGTTGCaataatactgtgtaactccggtagggcaacatctgaaaaatagtgcgTACCGGGGCTCGACCAGTCagtgaaagccaacatcatccacgacagagaatggttgattgtcaagggcaatgaattccattatcttgccgttaatggattttgcctttgagttgtctcactgaaattttcttactctttcaaaatgaCTGCTCCACTTGAACTTGTTTACTTGTTGCAAGTGTGtgcttagtatttttctgcttttgttctgtgtattactgtatttttgtggcgtcattacgtcatctacctatgttatataggtatgcacgtcagctttgacatcggttttgcacatcggcgttaaactagacatcgggctgatgccgatgttgccatttttagctaatatcggctgaTTCCAATATGCACACTGATATACCATGCATCCCTTATTATTACATGACCTAATTATATATCTCATCCTCTTTCTGCCTGTAGATTAAGAAGCAGCAGCAAGACATCATGGGTTTCCTAACTGTCAACAAGATTGACTTTAAGGAGTGTGACATCGTAACTAGTGAAGACAACAGGAAGTGGATGAGGGAGAACGTACCTGAGGACTTCCGACCAATGACGGGGGTCCCCCTGCCTCCACAGATATTTAATGAAGAACATTACTGTGGGGTGAGTGTTGTACTGTACTGACCCCTTCACAGTGTAGTGAAGCTTACTGTCTGAAGCTGATGAGAGGTCAAAGGACAGTATGCTAGCAACTGCATAGTAAAGAAAAGTATGCTTTGATAACCAAAAGTGCCTGGTTTATATTTTTTCTGTTCTAATTGAAGGTAGACATTCTCAACATACTCTGTGAGAATATTGCAGCCCGGTACCTTTGTAACAATTTGTGTAATAatgataaataataatacattttattttaagtgCTTTTCACGACACCCAAAGTTACTTTACAAACACAAGAACATCAGCAGGGTAAAAAGCTATAAAATCATGTATTCAAATAATTAAGAATAtgaatataccaaacattaggaaaaccagaacagtctcaattcgttgggtacggactctacaaggtgtcgaaagtattccacagggatgctggcccatgttgactctaatgcttcccacagttgtgtcaagttggctggatgtcctttgggtggtggaccattcttgatacacatgggaaactgttgagtgtgaaaaacccagcaggttgcagctcttgacacaaaccggtgtgcctggcacctactaccataccccgttcaaagataccccgttcaaaggcacttacatattttttcttgcccattcaccctctgaatggaacacatacacatgccatgtctcaattgtctcaaggcttcaaaatccttctttaacctgtctcctccccttcatctacactgattgaagtggatttagcaagtgacatcaataagggaacatagctttcacctggattcacctggtcagtctgtcatggaaaaagtaggtaatcttaatgttttgtacactcagtgtataaaagtATACTAAACATAAgcacagactaaccagggaggtGAACTAGACAGAGGATAAAAGCTAAGACAACAGAGTGTACGGGTAAGCATGTGTGAAGAGGTGTGTCTTTAGTGTGGACTTGAATATGTGTATGGATTGTGAAGTTCtgacatggagagggagggagttccAGAGTTGGGGAACTGCCCTGCTAAAAGCCTGGTCTCCCATGGAGCGGAGCCTGGTgtgagggagggtgaggaggccGGTGTCAGAGGAGCACAGTGAACAGGTTGGGAGTGTAGGGGTGCAGGAGGCCAGTAAGGTATGTTGGCGCCAGTCCATTGAGTGCTTTGTAGGTGAGCATGAGCAATTTGAAGATGATCCTATATTGAACTGGGAGCCAGTGGAGTTTgatgagggtgggggggggtcccgaggtttggtgtgtgtgaggaCTCATGCAGCTGAATTTTGAATATGTTGAAGTCTGTCCAGTGTTTTGGAGTCTGAATGGCGTTGCAGTAGTCCAGGCGTGATAAAGCAAAGGCGTGAATGAGGGTTTCAGCAGCGGGGTCAGTGAGAGAAGATCTGAGTCGTGAGATGTTTTGAGGTGGAAGAAGGCTGACTTGGTGATGTTCCAGATGTGGGGTTCAAATGACAGAGTGGGGTCAGATGTAACACCAAGGTTCCTGACAGTGGAGTTGGAGTGGATTGTGCAGCCATCTATTGTCATGTTGAGTTGACCCAGTCTCTTGATGACGGAGTTGATGTCCATGATCTCTGTTGTAATAACCTTCTGAAACAAACTTAGTGAGACAGCTaccttttgtattgttgttgcAGAATTACGAGGCCTTCTTTGATGCCCGTGAGGAGCATGCAGTGTATGCATTCTTGGGCCTAACAGCCCCTCCAGGCTCCAAGGTAAAGACCAAGGCCTTATGGACATACTCCGTCAGTCAAAACCACACACAGAGGACCATACTCATGTGCAAGTTACCAGTCCATCTATTTTGAATGATCGCTTGTTTCCGCTACTACCATGTATTTCACAGCTCTTTTGCCAAACATAGAGGCAATGAAGGATGACCTGCAGGTCCAGACTGTTCTGTTGGCAACTGTACTATATCATTACAATACTTACACAAAATTGTTCTCGTGAAATTACATACACCTTTTGGTGGAAGCATAAATACAATTGGTCTCAACCCTGGTGTTGCATCATTTTCTTAGCACTGTTTTCATACCACCCACAGGAAGCAGAGTCCTTGGCTGGACTGGAGCAACAGTAGCCGTATGGTTTTGATTAGCAGACCACAGTGCCCTCTCCTGTCATCCTCCATTCAGCTCTACAGCAGCTTGCCACTGCTCGTCTGGAAAACGTCTTCTCAGACCAATCATAGCGCTTTATTTTGTTGTGAAAGGTAATCAGAATGGTATCAAATTGAccaaatgttgtgttttttgaCAATGTCTTTAAAGTGGTGACCTTGTACTGTTACAATAGTTCAAGTCAATGCTGGGCAGTATCCCATGTTCAATATCATATTGAAATCAAGGTGGAATGATTGCCCAAATACTAGGAATTTAGTAGATGATAAAGACATGCTTTGCACATATGAGAATATTTAATTCAATGATATATTTTTCATGTTTGATAATAAAATAGTGTTACTTTACTACTCAGTCTCTCTTATTCTTACCCACTTTCCTTGTTATTCTTGTTTAGCTCAAATTAACATTGCAAAGAATACTGTTGTCACATAATTGTTTCAGTTCTCCTTACATTCTAAATGGAATGTCACACCACAGAAGGCAGAAGCTGAAAAGCAGGGGCAGTGAGTGTTCTAATTTTATTTCTAACAATGCTTCCTGTTTTTGACATTTGCTACTCAGAAGCTCAGTACAATTAGGGACAGCACATTACCGTGGCTGCTCACCAGTTAGAGAAATCTGTAGATAACTTGTAAACCTTCTATTAGTGGACAGACTAAAGGAACACCATCTATTATAAAAACAGAGGTAGGGATATTGTCAGTATCTTTCATGTGTTTTATACTATTTTATGTTTTATGTGATCTGGTAAGAgaatataaatatttgtttatCTTTCGAACCTGATAGGCTATGTCATGCTAACATGATTATTTGGGGTGGTTTCCTGGAACCAGATTAATGCTAGTCCTGGAATAAAATCTATGGAGAATCACAATTGAAAGTGCTAGTTGGTGTGGTTTACTGCTATGTTGTATTGAGACAATTTGCACTGTTATGTAGTGGTTGTCATGTTGGGAGAAGCCTTCATCAGAGTCTTCAGGTACAGGGAAGAGGATTGTGACCCCCATTCCACAAAGGCTCAGGAACGTCCACCACATCCTGCCCCCAATATAATTCTGACCCCAGGTTCAATGTCAGGTAAGCAGTTTGGATTTGTCTGAAATGCTGCATGTCTTTCTGGATCAGTAGAATATGCTTAATCTTACAATGTTCATATATGATGAGTATGATGTTTTATAATTGTTTTCATTTTATATTGCCATATTTTTAAATGTGCTTCTGGTGTGTGGACTGCATAGGAAACATGGAAGGTCTGGTGCAGTCTGATCCTAGAGTGACAACCAGGCTCAGTGATGCCCTCACCATCCCCAATAGCCACTGTGACGACTATGGTGACCTGGAGCTCTATCGCTCCTGGTGCTGCACCACCTTCTGCAAAGACTACCCCGACCTGCAGCTCAGAGGGGACCATGTGGGAAACAGGAGCTCAGAGAGCCCGCGGCTGGAGAATGAGGGGTTCGAAGGACCACTTCTTCAATCTCAGGACCTGGGAGAGCTGGAGGCCTTGGAACCCACAGGGCCTGTGGAGCCTAGGGTGCAGGTGGAGTCCCAGCCCCTGCAGGATGAGGGTTGCCTAGTCATGGACAGCAGCATCATCACCCTGAACAGGGAGCCTCTATCCAATTCCATGCTGAACGGCTATCTGGAGAGTAAGCTGCTGGAGGTGTACAGACAGCACATGCAGGACAGCCTGGCCCGGGGCAGCTCTCCCCTGGTCCAGACACCTCCCCAGGGCCTGATACCAGCCCCAGTAATGAAGCTCAGCCTGCATCTCTGTCAGGACCACGGCCTGGACTCCAGTACGGCCCAGAGCATCGTCATCCACTACCTTAGCACCTACACCGTGGCTAGCTCCCACTTCAGCTCCCCCAACCTGCGCATCTCCAACCCTGAGCCTAGAAGAAAGCCCATCTGACTGAAACCAGCAGTAGTTTCACTTTGTCCTCCGACTCTAACATACTTGAGAATGGTCTACAGTTTTAGTTTCGTTTTCTCTGTACTGAATCTGTATACTTGGTGGTCAGTTGTACTGCATTCGGTTCAAtaggtaaattaaattgatagtTTAGGATGGAGATCCCTTCATTTTGTTGAATTGTTAGAAGAAATATCTTTAGAAAATGCCACAATGTCCATAATATCTACTTCATAAATGCGACCAGTTCCTATAATGTAATACTTGGGAGCCTGAGACAATCCCCAGCTTTCAAGTTGAAGGACAAAGAGGAGACAAACTGTAAGATGAAGGATAACTTAGTCCTTGTAAAGCATCTTGGTTCTTGTTTCTGAGAAATGATTCCTCACAGATATTGCAGATCTGAAATTATATTGTCATAACCACAGACTATTACTAAACAGTAAAAAAATAGCTATTTTGCTATCTTGGTTGTCAGAAAGAGTTAGAAAATATTGACACCTGCTGTCATACATAAACATTGCATGTTAACTGCAAGTGTCACATAACATTTTGACAAGAAAGCACATTACACACATCGGTGTCAGATCAACATATCAAGCTCTGCCAAATTTGAAACGCTTTTTAATCTTAGATGCAACTGACTGAATCGAATACATGAATATGCTAAAGCACTGAGCTATTGCCGTCATGTCTTGTGGAGAATAAACTGGCCATTGGAATGGGTAGTGAAATTGactacactaagtg
Coding sequences within it:
- the LOC111950413 gene encoding adapter SH3BGRL isoform X1; its protein translation is MVIKVFIASSSGSTAIKKQQQDIMGFLTVNKIDFKECDIVTSEDNRKWMRENVPEDFRPMTGVPLPPQIFNEEHYCGNYEAFFDAREEHAVYAFLGLTAPPGSKEAESLAGLEQQ
- the LOC111950413 gene encoding adapter SH3BGRL isoform X2, with product MGFLTVNKIDFKECDIVTSEDNRKWMRENVPEDFRPMTGVPLPPQIFNEEHYCGNYEAFFDAREEHAVYAFLGLTAPPGSKEAESLAGLEQQ
- the LOC139022475 gene encoding TLR adapter interacting with SLC15A4 on the lysosome-like; its protein translation is MLGEAFIRVFRYREEDCDPHSTKAQERPPHPAPNIILTPGSMSGNMEGLVQSDPRVTTRLSDALTIPNSHCDDYGDLELYRSWCCTTFCKDYPDLQLRGDHVGNRSSESPRLENEGFEGPLLQSQDLGELEALEPTGPVEPRVQVESQPLQDEGCLVMDSSIITLNREPLSNSMLNGYLESKLLEVYRQHMQDSLARGSSPLVQTPPQGLIPAPVMKLSLHLCQDHGLDSSTAQSIVIHYLSTYTVASSHFSSPNLRISNPEPRRKPI